CGGCCTCGACCCGGGCGAGGACGTTGGTGTCGGCAGTCTGCGGGCCGGACTGGCCGCACGCGGCGAGGAGCAACAGCGCCCCCGCCGCGATACCACGATCAGATGTCGGCATAGACGTGGGTTTCGGCCTTGGCGCCGGGATGGGTGACGGCACCTTGCCATGCGGGTCCGACGTTTCGGGCATAGCGCCACAATGCGCCCGAGCCATAATCGTTCACCCGCGGTTGCCATGCGGCCCGGCGAGCGGCGAGCGTCGCGTCGTCGACGAGGAGATCGATCGTCCCCGCCGCGGCATCGATGCGGATCGTGTCGCCATTCTCGACCAGCGCGATCGGTCCGCCCTCTGCCGCTTCCGGGCCGACGTGGCCGATGCAAAAGCCGCGGGTCGCGCCTGAGAAACGGCCATCGGTGATGAGCGCGACCTTTTCACCCATGCCAAGGCCATAGAGCGCGGCGGTGGTCGACAGCATCTCGCGCATGCCGGGGCCGCCCTTGGGTCCTTCGTAGCGGATGATGAGCACCTCGCCCTCGACGATCGAGCGCGCCTCCACCGCGGCGAAGCAATCCTCCTCGCAATCGAAGACGCGCGCGGGGCCCTCGAACTGCAGGCGGTGCATGCCCGCGACCTTCACGATCGCACCATCGGGCGCGAGGCTGCCGCGCAGGCCGACGACGCCGCCGGTCGGGCTGAGCGGCGTCCGGACGTCGTAGATGACCTTCTGATCGGGGTTCCACGTCACCTGATCGATGTTCTCGCCCAGGGTCTTGCCGGTGACGGTCATGCAATTGCCGTCGAGTAGGCCGTTCGCCAGCATCGTCTTCATCAGCATGTAGACGCCGCCCGCCTCGTACATGTCCTTGGCGACATATTGGCCGCCGGGCTTGAGGTCGGCGATATAGGGCGTCGACTTGAACGCCTCGGCAACGTCGAACAGGTCGAAATCGATGCCCGCCTCGCTCGCCATCGCTGGCAGGTGGAGCGCGGCGTTGGTCGACCCACCGGTGGCGGCGACGACGCGGGCGGCGTTGATGAAGGCTTCGCGGGTGCAGATGTCGCGCGGGCGCAGCTGCCGGCCCACCAGTTCCATCACCTGTGCGCCCGCCGCGACGGCGATCTGTTCGCGCGTCGTATAGGGCGCGGGGACCATGTTGCTGTTGGGCAGGCTGAGGCCGATCGCCTCGCCGACGCACGCCATGGTATTCGCGGTGAACTGTCCGCCGCAGGCACCGTGGCCGGGACAGGCGACCTTTTCCAGCTCGTGCACTTCGGACAGCGGGCAGGCGCCGGCGGCATATTTGCCGACGACCTCGAATACGTCGACGACGGTGACGTCGCGGTTCTGGAAGCGGCCGGGCAGGATCGAGCCGCCGTAGACGAAGATCGAGGGGATGTTGAGGCGCAGCATCGCCATCATCATGCCCGGCAGCGACTTGTCGCAGCCGGCGAAGCCGACCAGCGCGTCGTAGCAATGGCCACGGACGGACAGTTCGACCGAATCGGCGATCACTTCGCGGCTGACGAGCGAGGCCTTCATCCCCTGATGGCCCATGGCGATACCGTCGGTGACGGTGATCGTATTGAACCTGCGCGGCATGCCGCCGCCGTTGATGACGCCCGCCTGCGCCGCATCCGCCTGCGCATCGAGCGTGGTGTTGCAGGGTGCGGAGTTGTTGCCGGCGCTGGCCAGCGCCACGAAGGGCTTGGCGATATCCTCTTCGCCGATGCCCATGGCATAATAATAGCTGCGGTGCGGGGCGCGCTCTGGCCCCACCGAGACGTGGCGGCTCGGCAGGCGGGTCTTGTCGAACTGGGTCATGGCGACGCCCTATGTCGCGAGAAGGCCCTTCGACGCAAGCTTCTTACGCGTAATATCGGATGCGCGCACACCGCAGCGTGCGATCCTCCAGCGAGAAATAGAGGGAAATCAGATTGTCCTCGATCACGGTGGAGGCGGCAAAGGCGATATCGGTCTTGCCGCGATCTTCCGGCGGTGGCGGCAGGATGACGGGTTCGAGGCCGCGGCCGGTGACGGTGGCGAAGTCGGGCGAAAAGCTGATCCAGCCGATCCGCCAGCGCGCATCCAGCGTCGCGCCGTTGTAGAACATGACCGGATCGGCGCCCGGCACCCGGCAGATCGGGCCGGTCGACAAATGCCAATTGTCCCACGAATCGACGCGGATCGGAAAGGGATCGGCGAGCGATGTCCAGGGATCGCCGAGCGTGTCGGCCCGCGCGATGCCGATGCGGGAGGCGCCGATGCCCCGTTCTTCGGCAGCGGCATATTCGTAGAACAGGCGCCAGTCGCCTGCGGCGGTCTGCGCGAAGGTCGCCTCCTTGATGTTGCCCTCACCCGCCGGCGCGGCGAGCGCGACGCGGCGCTTGATCAGTCGGTCGAGCGATGGCCCGGACGCGGCGATCAGCACCCCTTGCGAACGGGCGGCATCGACACCCGTATAATAGACGACATAGCCGCCATCGTCGGTGACGAGGACGGTCGGGTCTTCGCAGCCGCCCGCATCCGGATCGGCGGGATCGTCGCCGGGCGCGATCGCCAGTTGCGCGTCGAGCGTGAAGTGCAGCCCATCGTCGCTCCAGCCGCTGGCGATCAGGCCGGTGGGATCGTGCAACCTCAATGGCGCGGGTACGCCGCGGACCAGCATGCGGAATCGATCCCCTTCCCGCCAGACGAAGGGGCTCATCAGGTCCATGCCGTCGATCGGCGAGCCGGGGGCGATGGTGACGGTGTCGAGCTGCTCGACCGCGTAGGTGGGCATCAGGCCCCCGGCGCGACGATGAGCGACAATGCGCCATCGATGGTGACGGTGGTGCCGGTGATATAATCGGCGGCCGGCGAGAGGAGGAAGGCGACGAGGCCTGCGACCTCGTCGGCGCTGCCCGCCCGACCCCAGGGGATGTTCGCCTCCTGCCGGGCGCGATAGACGGGATCGGCGACGGCATGGGCATTCATCGGCGTCAGGATCATGCCGGGGGCGACGCCGTTGACCGCGATCCGGTTCGGCGCGAGTTCCAGCGCCAGCGTCGCGGTCAGCTGGGCAAGGCCGCCCTTGGCCGAATCGTAATCCGCGCCGCCGGGCCGCGGCGCGCGTTCGTGGATTGACGATATGTTGACGATGCGGCCACCCTGCCCCGCCTTTTCCGCAGCCCGCGCAAAGCGGCGGCAGGTGAGGAACGGTCCGTAAAGATCGGACCGGACGACGCGATCGAATTGCGCGAACGGCATGTCGACCAGCTTCGTACCCGTCATGTTGAGGCCGGCGGAATTGACGAGCCACGTTGCGAAGCCGAAGGTGCGCTCCGCCTCGGCGAACAACGCCTCTACCGCGGCTTCGTCGGACACGTCGCACTGGACGGCGTGGGCGTGGTCGGCGCCACCCGCCGCGCTTGCCACGCCGTCAGCAGCGGCGGCGTCACGGAAATAGGTGAAGACGACGCGCGCTCCCGCCTTCGCCAGCGCGGCGACGCAGGCGGCGCCGATTCCGGATTCGCCCCCGGTAACAATTGCGATCGGCGTGTCGGTCATGGCATCCCCTGGCGTCATCGTCAGGAGAAATGCGACCGGATCACGTTCGTTCCGGTGACAAATGCGTCATGCGAGCGGCGACCGGCAGGCACAGTGGCGGGAAACCCGTCCGTGCGGATAGCCGGCATGCCCGCATCATGCGGGACGAGCGTCAGAGAGCTTCGAGCGCCCTCGCCACGCCTTCCATGGTGAACGGCTTTTGCAGGACCGGGCGATCACGGAATTGCGCATCGACGCTGTCGTCGCTGCCGCCGGTGGCGAACACGAACGGAATGTCGCGGGCGGCAAGCGCTTCGGCGACGGGCGTGCTCTTCTCGCCGCCCCGCAGGTTGACGTCGAGGATCGCTGCGTCGATGCCGCCGTCGTTGACGCGGGCGAGCGCGCTCGCGACGCTGTCGACGGTGCCGACGGCAGTCTTTTCCAGCACCTCGAGGAAATCTTCGAGCATCATCGCGATCAGCGGTTCGTCCTCGACGATGAGGATCTGGGTCGGAGCAGCCATCCCCGGCCCATACCCATGGTTGTTGCGCAATGCCAACATCTTGTTTTTTTTCGGCGGCGCAACACGCCGGGAAACGGCGCCCTATCGGCCGACCAGAACGTCGCGTGCCGCTTCTGCCAGCTGCTGCACGCTGAACGGCTTGGGGAGGAAGGCGACGTTGTCGAGGTCGATCGACCGGCGCAGCTGTTCCTCGGCATAGCCCGACATGAAGATGATCGGCAGGTCGGGATAGCGATCGCGCGCGTGGCGGACCATGGTGGGGCCGTCCATCGTTGGCATCACCACATCGCTGATGAGCAGGTCCGGGCGGCCATTGCGGTCGAGCAGGTCGAGCGCCGCCTCGCCATTCTCGGCGGTCATCACCGTATAGCCCTGCCGCGTCAGCGCGCGTTCGGCGACGGCGCGGACCATGTCCTCATCCTCAACCAGCAGGATGGTGCCGGTGCCCCACATTTCGACCGGCTTTGCAGGTGGCCGCGCGAGCGGCGGCTTGGTCACCGTGCCGGCGGCGTGGACCGGCAGATACATGGTGAAGGTGGCGCCCTGCCCCGGCTTCGGATCGGCGAAGATCCAGCCGCCCGACTGTTTGACGATGCCGTAGACGGTGGAGAGGCCGAGGCCCGTTCCCTTGCCAACTTCCTTGGTGGTGAAGAAGGGTTCGAATATCTTGGGCAGGATTTCGGGCGGGATGCCGCCGCCGGTGTCGCTGACCACCAGTGCGGTATAGTCGGCGACGGGCAGGATGTCGGACGCCATCGCGCGGACTTCGCTCGCCGTGACGGCCTTGGTCTGGATGGTCAGCGTGCCGCCGCCGCGCGGATTGTGGGTGAGCATCGCGTCGCGCGCGTTGACCGCGAGATTGACGACGACCTGTTCGAGCTGGCCCGGATCGGCGCGCACCGCGCCCAGGTTGCGGCCGTGGGTAACGTCGAGCGTGATCTGTTCGCCCATCAGTCGCTTGAGCAGGTTCGATACCTCGGCGACGACATCGGGGAGTTGCAGCGTCTGCGGGCGAAGCGTCTGCTGGCGGCTGAACGCGAGCAACTGGCGCGTCAGGCTGGCGGCGCGGTTGGAGTTGGTGCGGATCTGCTGGATATCGTCGTAATCGCTGTCGCCGGGCGAATGGCGCATCATCATCAGGTCGCAATGGCCGATGATCGCGGTCAGGATATTGTTGAAATCGTGCGCGACGCCGCCGGCGAGCTGGCCGACCGCCTGCATCTTGGTCGCCTGCGCCACCTCGCGCTTCAGCCGCGATTCCTCGCTATTGTCCTTGAGGCTGAGCAGCACCGCGGCATCGCCCAGCCCGCGGGCGCCGGCAATGGTGAGGGCGACCGGTTCCTCAGGATGGCTTTTGAGGCGGACGGCCATGTCGGAGGAGTGGGTCGCGCCGCCGGCGAAGCGGCGGATGGCGTCGGCGACAGCGGTCTTGTCCTCGCGCACCACCAGGTCGCCGGGATAGAGCGGCGGAGCATGCGGATCGACACCGGCCGCGCGGATGAAGGCGTCGTTCATCTGCAGGAAGCGCCCCTCGCGATCGACCAGCGCCATGCCGAAGGGCATCAGGCTGACGAGGCTGCGGACATGGGCGGAGGCGCTGGCGCCGATCGCCGGGGCGGTATCTTCGTCATCGAGCAGGGCGACGAGGACGGGCGCGTCGTCGCTGTCCAGGAACGGGATCTGGACGACGCGAAGCGGCGTGCCGTCGAGCCCCTCGCGTTCGAAACGGACGAGGCCGCGGCTGTCGGTGATCAGCAGCCGGGCGAAATCGCGGCCGTCGATCGGCCCGGCCGCGCCCAGCGCGCGCTCCGCGAGGACGCGGTTGCCGGCACGCACGCGCCCGTCGGGGCCGATCAGCGCGGCCATGACCCCTGCCCCGCCGAGCCGGTCGCCGGTCGCCCCGCCGATCAGCGCTTCGGTCGAGGCGGCGAGATCCTGGCGTTGCAGGACGACGAAGCGCCAGACGAGCATGTCGCCGTCGTCGCCGGCGCGGGTGATGTGCGCCGTGACGCGATGGCGGCCGACGATCAGCCCTGCGACCTCGCCACTGCCGTCGCGCCAGGCGATGCGGCCGGCGTTGCCGAGGACGGCGACGCCATCGCCCTCCAGCGGCAGGCCGGGCGGTGTCGGGAAGCCGCCGAACAGCGTTTCGAAGGCGTCGTTGGCGCAAACCAGCCGGCCGGCACGATCGGTGATGGCGACCGCATCGCCGCTGGCCTGCGCGACGGCGCGGGTGAACGCCCAGTCGATCGACTGCGGATCGGCGACACCCGGCTGGCGAAGCAGTCGCCAGCCAAGCAGGAGGCCGCCAGCGACGATGCCGAGCCCCAGGAACCCGGCGGCGACCGCGATGCTGCCGACGAGGAAGAGGACCAGTCCGGCGGCCACGACGGTCGCACCGCCCGCGACGAGGATCGCGGTGCGCCGAGGGTCGGGGCCGGCAGGGATCGGAAGGGACGCCATGTCGGTGCCGTCATCGCGGGATGTGGCGCCCGCCGTCAAGCGATTGGTTTGGCGGGTGGAGCCTGCGATGCGAACCGCCAGAGGGACGACGCCCATTACCGCGGGTGGGGACCGTCAATCCGGGCTGGCTGCGGGGTTCACTCCGCGGCCGGGCGGGCCGCAGGGGCATGACACCATGCCCCCGTCACCTCCGAACCATCCCGGGGTGACGGAGGATAGAGCCGGGGCCTTACCAGATCTTGATGCGATCGGCAGGCGCCAGATAATAGGTCTGACCCGGCTTCACGTTGAATGCCGGATACCAGGCATCAAGGTTGCGCACGACATAGGCACGCCACTGGCCCGGCGTGTGCGGATCGGTGGTGAGCTGGTTCTTGATCGACGCCTCGCGTGCCTTGGTCTGCCATACCTGGCCGAAGCCCATGAAGAAGCGCTGATCGCCGGTGAAGCCGTCGAGCACAGGGGGCTTCTTGCCCTTCAACGACAGCTTGTACGCATCATAGGCGACATTGATGCCGGCGAGGTCGGCCATGTTCTCGCCGAGCGTCAGCTTGCCGTTGACGTGGCTGCCCGGAATCGGCTCGTACGCGCCATATTGCGCGACGACCTTGTCGGTCAGTGCCGTGAAGCGCTTGACGTCCTCGGCGGTCCACCAGTCGGAGAAATTGCCCTTCGGATCGAACTTGCGGCCCTGATCGTCGAAATGGTGCGACAGTTCGTGACCGATCACGGCGCCGATCGCGCCATAGTTCACCGCCGGGTCCGCGTTGGGATCAAAGAACGGCGGTTGCAGGATCGCGGCCGGGAACACGACCTCGTTCATCAGCGGGTTGGCGTAGGCGTTGACCGTCTGCGGGGTCATGAACCATTCGCTGCGATCGACCGGCTTGCCGATCTTGTCGAGCTGGCGCTTGTATTCGAATTCCGCCACCCGATCGGCGTTGCCGAGCACGTCGCCCTTTACCACGCGCAGGTTGGTATAGTCGCGGAACTTGTCCGGATAGCCGATCTTGGGCGTGAACGCCGCCAGCTTGGCGCGCGCCTTCACCTTCGTCTCGGGCGCCATCCACGTCAGGTTGGACAGGCGGATGTCCATCGCGCTGATGAGGTTGCGTACCAGTTCATCGGCCTTCGCCTTCGCGGCAGGCGGGAAATACTTCTGGACGTAGACCTGGCCGACCGCCTCGCCCAGGCTGCCGTTGACGAGATCGACGCCGCGCTTCCAGCGTTCCTTGAGCTGCGGCGTACCGGACAGCGTGGTGCCGTAGAAGGCGAACTGGGTGTTGACGAAGTTCGACGACAGCAGCGGCGCTGCGTTCGAAATGGTGTGGAACGCCAGATATTCCTTCCACGTCGGCAGCGGCGTGGCGGCGACGATCTTCGCCGTCGCGGTCAACGCCGACGGCTGGCCGACGATGACGCGGGTCTGCGCGCCCAGCCCCTGTGCGGCGAGCATCGTCTTCCAGTCGAAGCCGGGCATTGCGGTGGCAAGCTGCGCCACCTCCATCGGGTTGTAGCCCTTTTCGACCTGACGAAGTTCGGCACGCTCCCAATGGACCTGCGCGATGCTCTTTTCGAGGTCGAAGATGCGCTGAGCGGCGCCCTGCGGATCGGGCTGTCCAGCCATGCGCATCATGTCGGCGATATAGGCGACGTACTTGGTGCGCGCCTCGGCGAACTTGGGATCGTCCTTCAGGAAGTAATCGCGATCCGGCAGGCCGATGCCGCCCTGACCGAGATAGACGGCGTAGACCGTATTGTCCTTGAGGTCCTGCTGCACGCCGGCGCCGATCGGCACGTCGATGCCGTGCATCGTCGCTTCACCGAATGCCTTCGCGAGGTCGGCCTGCGTATTGATCGCGGCGATCTTGGCGAGATAGGGCTTCAGCGGCGCCGCGCCTGCAGCCTCGATCGTCGCGGCATCCATGAACGTCGCATAGGTGTCGCCGATCTTGGCGGAAACGGGATCGCCGCCGGGGTTCGCCGCCGCACCTTCGATCACGGCGCGGGTGCGCTCGTCGGACAGGTTGCGCAGGATCGCGAAGCCGCCCCAGCTGGACCGGTCGGCCGGAATTTCGGTACGGGCCATCCAGGCGCCGTTGACGTAATTATAGAAATCGTTGCCGGGCAGGACCTTCGTGTCCATCGCGGTGAGATCGACGCCGAAGTCGCCGAGCTGCGGCTTGCCGGGCGCCGTTGCCGCCGGGTTCGTGGCAGCAGGCTTGGTCTGAGCGTAGACGACGCCGGATGCGGCGGAGGCGAGCAGAAGAGCGGCGAGAACCGGTTTGCGCATCATATGTCCTTGAAAAAGGGATATCGGGAGACTGGTGTTCTTCGGGAAGGCGACTCTGATGTGCGGTGTTGTAACCGGTTAAAGCGCCTCGTCAAATATGGTTTCCATTGTGACGATGTCGCCACTTGCGGGCGATCCACAGCCGCCAGCCGAGCGCCGACAGCGCATAGCCGAGCAGTGCGCACACCGCGGTGAGCACGATAAGGCCGAGGCCGAACGCCGGCCCTTTCGACCACAGCCAGTGGAAGGCACCGGTGATCCATTGCAGCCAGCCGGTCGCCGCCTCCGTCACCGGTTGGGTGATCGCGGGCGCGTCGCTGCGCAGCATCCAGGCGCCGATCCGGTAGGCGACGAACCACAGGAACGGGGTGGTGAACGGATTGGTGATGAAGGTGGTCAGCGCGGCCACCGGCACGTTGGCGCGGAAGGGCAGCGCGAACAGCGCCGCGATGGCGATCTGCGCGACAGGAAACAGGAAACCCGCGACCATGCCGAGCGCGACACCGCGAGGCACCGAGCGGCGATTGAAGCGCCACAGCCCCGGCTCCATCACCCGATGCGCGACCGGACGGAGCAGCCGGTTCGATTCCATCGATTCGCGCGTCGGCATGTTGCGCCGGCACCATGCGAGACTTTTGTGGACCACGCCCGGCGACCGGGAATCCATCAGCCCCGGTCGCGCATGATTCGTCCGGCTTCCCGCTTCCATTCGCGCTCCTTGATCGCAGCGCGCTTGTCGTGGTCCTTGCGCCCCTTCGCCAGGGCGAGTTCCACCTTCGCGCGACCGCGGCCGTTGAAATAGACGCTGAGCGGCACGAGGGTCATACCCTCGCGCGCGACCGCGCCGTGGAGCTTGTTTATCTCGCGTTCGTGAAGCAGCAATTTACGGGGACGCTTGGCCTCGTGGTTGAAGCGGTTGCCGTGGCTGAATTCGGGGACGTTGGCGTTGACCAGCCATACCATCCCGTCGCGCACCTCGGCATAGCTTTCGGCGATGCTCCCCTCGCCGAAGCGAAGCGACTTCACCTCGGTGCCGGTCAGCGCGATCCCCGCTTCGTAGACGGTGTCGATGGTATATTCGAACCGCGCCTTGCGATTCTCGGCGACGATCTTCTTCTTGTCGAAGGTGGCGGGTTTGGGACGCGACATGTCCCGGCGATGTAGGGGGTGATGTGCCGCAGGGGAAGCGGCGCGGCGACGATTGCGCGCGCCGATGCATGTGATAGCGTCTCATCCATGATCGACCCACGCGCCGTGATCGGAACGTCGTTCGTGCATGCGGCGCTGGCCGCCGTGCTGGCCGGGGTGTTTGCGCCGTTTCCGATCATCATATGTGCCGACTGCGGCGGCGGATGGTGGTTCCCGGAACCCGATCCGATCGCCGCGTTCGAACTGGGCAGTCGTATCAACGTCTACCCGATCGACGCCGTGCCGACGCCGGTCGTCGCGAGCGGATCACCGATGGCGGTCGTCCTGCGCAGACCATGCGCCGGGCAAGACCCGGTCGATCGCCTGCCGCAGTTGATCGACGCGCGGTTGCCGAGCGCGACAGACGTCGGAAATCTGACCGCCTGCGTCCACATAACCGCCACCGGGCGGCCGGATGCCATCCGGGTCGTCAGTCGATCGTCTCGACAGGCGACGG
The sequence above is a segment of the Sphingomonas insulae genome. Coding sequences within it:
- a CDS encoding glycosidase, with protein sequence MPTYAVEQLDTVTIAPGSPIDGMDLMSPFVWREGDRFRMLVRGVPAPLRLHDPTGLIASGWSDDGLHFTLDAQLAIAPGDDPADPDAGGCEDPTVLVTDDGGYVVYYTGVDAARSQGVLIAASGPSLDRLIKRRVALAAPAGEGNIKEATFAQTAAGDWRLFYEYAAAEERGIGASRIGIARADTLGDPWTSLADPFPIRVDSWDNWHLSTGPICRVPGADPVMFYNGATLDARWRIGWISFSPDFATVTGRGLEPVILPPPPEDRGKTDIAFAASTVIEDNLISLYFSLEDRTLRCARIRYYA
- a CDS encoding DUF2062 domain-containing protein, whose amino-acid sequence is MPTRESMESNRLLRPVAHRVMEPGLWRFNRRSVPRGVALGMVAGFLFPVAQIAIAALFALPFRANVPVAALTTFITNPFTTPFLWFVAYRIGAWMLRSDAPAITQPVTEAATGWLQWITGAFHWLWSKGPAFGLGLIVLTAVCALLGYALSALGWRLWIARKWRHRHNGNHI
- a CDS encoding SDR family NAD(P)-dependent oxidoreductase, producing MTDTPIAIVTGGESGIGAACVAALAKAGARVVFTYFRDAAAADGVASAAGGADHAHAVQCDVSDEAAVEALFAEAERTFGFATWLVNSAGLNMTGTKLVDMPFAQFDRVVRSDLYGPFLTCRRFARAAEKAGQGGRIVNISSIHERAPRPGGADYDSAKGGLAQLTATLALELAPNRIAVNGVAPGMILTPMNAHAVADPVYRARQEANIPWGRAGSADEVAGLVAFLLSPAADYITGTTVTIDGALSLIVAPGA
- the ilvD gene encoding dihydroxy-acid dehydratase, with the protein product MTQFDKTRLPSRHVSVGPERAPHRSYYYAMGIGEEDIAKPFVALASAGNNSAPCNTTLDAQADAAQAGVINGGGMPRRFNTITVTDGIAMGHQGMKASLVSREVIADSVELSVRGHCYDALVGFAGCDKSLPGMMMAMLRLNIPSIFVYGGSILPGRFQNRDVTVVDVFEVVGKYAAGACPLSEVHELEKVACPGHGACGGQFTANTMACVGEAIGLSLPNSNMVPAPYTTREQIAVAAGAQVMELVGRQLRPRDICTREAFINAARVVAATGGSTNAALHLPAMASEAGIDFDLFDVAEAFKSTPYIADLKPGGQYVAKDMYEAGGVYMLMKTMLANGLLDGNCMTVTGKTLGENIDQVTWNPDQKVIYDVRTPLSPTGGVVGLRGSLAPDGAIVKVAGMHRLQFEGPARVFDCEEDCFAAVEARSIVEGEVLIIRYEGPKGGPGMREMLSTTAALYGLGMGEKVALITDGRFSGATRGFCIGHVGPEAAEGGPIALVENGDTIRIDAAAGTIDLLVDDATLAARRAAWQPRVNDYGSGALWRYARNVGPAWQGAVTHPGAKAETHVYADI
- the smpB gene encoding SsrA-binding protein SmpB; amino-acid sequence: MSRPKPATFDKKKIVAENRKARFEYTIDTVYEAGIALTGTEVKSLRFGEGSIAESYAEVRDGMVWLVNANVPEFSHGNRFNHEAKRPRKLLLHEREINKLHGAVAREGMTLVPLSVYFNGRGRAKVELALAKGRKDHDKRAAIKEREWKREAGRIMRDRG
- a CDS encoding response regulator gives rise to the protein MASLPIPAGPDPRRTAILVAGGATVVAAGLVLFLVGSIAVAAGFLGLGIVAGGLLLGWRLLRQPGVADPQSIDWAFTRAVAQASGDAVAITDRAGRLVCANDAFETLFGGFPTPPGLPLEGDGVAVLGNAGRIAWRDGSGEVAGLIVGRHRVTAHITRAGDDGDMLVWRFVVLQRQDLAASTEALIGGATGDRLGGAGVMAALIGPDGRVRAGNRVLAERALGAAGPIDGRDFARLLITDSRGLVRFEREGLDGTPLRVVQIPFLDSDDAPVLVALLDDEDTAPAIGASASAHVRSLVSLMPFGMALVDREGRFLQMNDAFIRAAGVDPHAPPLYPGDLVVREDKTAVADAIRRFAGGATHSSDMAVRLKSHPEEPVALTIAGARGLGDAAVLLSLKDNSEESRLKREVAQATKMQAVGQLAGGVAHDFNNILTAIIGHCDLMMMRHSPGDSDYDDIQQIRTNSNRAASLTRQLLAFSRQQTLRPQTLQLPDVVAEVSNLLKRLMGEQITLDVTHGRNLGAVRADPGQLEQVVVNLAVNARDAMLTHNPRGGGTLTIQTKAVTASEVRAMASDILPVADYTALVVSDTGGGIPPEILPKIFEPFFTTKEVGKGTGLGLSTVYGIVKQSGGWIFADPKPGQGATFTMYLPVHAAGTVTKPPLARPPAKPVEMWGTGTILLVEDEDMVRAVAERALTRQGYTVMTAENGEAALDLLDRNGRPDLLISDVVMPTMDGPTMVRHARDRYPDLPIIFMSGYAEEQLRRSIDLDNVAFLPKPFSVQQLAEAARDVLVGR
- a CDS encoding response regulator, translated to MAAPTQILIVEDEPLIAMMLEDFLEVLEKTAVGTVDSVASALARVNDGGIDAAILDVNLRGGEKSTPVAEALAARDIPFVFATGGSDDSVDAQFRDRPVLQKPFTMEGVARALEAL
- a CDS encoding M13 family metallopeptidase — its product is MRKPVLAALLLASAASGVVYAQTKPAATNPAATAPGKPQLGDFGVDLTAMDTKVLPGNDFYNYVNGAWMARTEIPADRSSWGGFAILRNLSDERTRAVIEGAAANPGGDPVSAKIGDTYATFMDAATIEAAGAAPLKPYLAKIAAINTQADLAKAFGEATMHGIDVPIGAGVQQDLKDNTVYAVYLGQGGIGLPDRDYFLKDDPKFAEARTKYVAYIADMMRMAGQPDPQGAAQRIFDLEKSIAQVHWERAELRQVEKGYNPMEVAQLATAMPGFDWKTMLAAQGLGAQTRVIVGQPSALTATAKIVAATPLPTWKEYLAFHTISNAAPLLSSNFVNTQFAFYGTTLSGTPQLKERWKRGVDLVNGSLGEAVGQVYVQKYFPPAAKAKADELVRNLISAMDIRLSNLTWMAPETKVKARAKLAAFTPKIGYPDKFRDYTNLRVVKGDVLGNADRVAEFEYKRQLDKIGKPVDRSEWFMTPQTVNAYANPLMNEVVFPAAILQPPFFDPNADPAVNYGAIGAVIGHELSHHFDDQGRKFDPKGNFSDWWTAEDVKRFTALTDKVVAQYGAYEPIPGSHVNGKLTLGENMADLAGINVAYDAYKLSLKGKKPPVLDGFTGDQRFFMGFGQVWQTKAREASIKNQLTTDPHTPGQWRAYVVRNLDAWYPAFNVKPGQTYYLAPADRIKIW